A window of Heteronotia binoei isolate CCM8104 ecotype False Entrance Well chromosome 17, APGP_CSIRO_Hbin_v1, whole genome shotgun sequence genomic DNA:
tggactggatgggccactggcctgatccagcagggcttctcttatgttcttatgtgacacagagtgttggactggatgggccactggcctgatccaacagggcttctcttatgttcttctgtgacgcagagtgttggactggatgggccactggcctgatccagcagggcttctcttatgttcttatgtgacacagagtgttggactggatgggccattggcctgatccaacagggcttctcttatgttcttatgtgacacagagtgtcggactggatgggccactggcctgatccaacagggcttctcttatgttcttatgtgacacagagtgttggactggaggggccattggcctgatccaacatggcttctcttatgttcttatgtgacacagagtgtcggactggatgggccactggcctgatccaacagggcttctcttatgttcttatgtgacccagagtgttggactggaagggccattggcctgatccaacatggcttctcttatgttcttatgtgacacagagtgttggactggatgggccattggcctgatccaacagggcttctcttatgttcttatgtgacacagagtgtcggactggatgggccactggcctgatccaacagggcttctctcatgttcttatgtgacacagagtgttggactggatgggccactggcctgatccaacagggcttctctcatgttcttatgtgacacagagtgttggactggatgggccattggcctgatccaacagggcttctcttatgttcttatgtgacacagagtgtcggactggatgggccactggcctgatccaacagggcttctcttatgttcttatgtgacacagagtgttggactggatgggccattggcctgatccaacagggcttctcttatgttcttatgtgacacagagtgtcggactggatgggccactggcctgatccaacagggcttctctcatgttcttatgtgacacagagtgtcggactggatgggccactggcctgatccaacagggcttctcttatgttcttctgtgacacagagtgttggactggatgggccattggcctgatccaacagggcttctcttatgttcttatgtgacacagagtgtcggactggatgggccactggcctgatccaacagggcttctcttatgttcttatgtgacacagagtgttggactggatgggccattggcctgatccaacagggcttctcttatgttcttatgtgacacagagtgtcggactggatgggccactggcctgatccaacagggcttctctcatgttcttatgtgacacagagtgtcggactggatgggccactggcctgatccaacagggcttctcttatgttcttctgtgacacagagtgttggactggatgggccattggcctgatccaacagggcttctcttatgttcttatgtgacacagagtgtcggactggatgggccactggcctgatccaacagggcttctcttatgttcttatgtgacacagagtgtcggactggatgggccactggcctgatccaacagggcttctcttatgttcttatgtgacacagagtgttggactggatgggccattggcctgatccaacagggcttctcttatgttcttatgtgacacagagtgtcggactggatgggccactggcctgatccaacagggcttctcttatgttcttatgtgacacagagtgtcggactggatgggccactggcctgatccaacagggcttctcttatgttcttctgtgacacagagtgttggactggaggggccattggcctgatccaacagggcttctctgatgttcttatggatccTCCCATTTTTGCCCTGTTTAGCAGCTCTGATTCCAAGTTCCGCTCTTACTTGTTGCTTCAGATTGCCGTTTTAACCAGGCAGAGGGAAAATTATGTTTTGTTTCTCCTTTCTCCACCTCCAAGATTTTCTGAGTTTAAAGAATAAGACACCTTTGTTTAGAAAGCCCCCCTGAGGCAAAGCTTATTGCTAGTTTGAAGTACTTGTTACCCTTCAAGCCCAGCACAGCTCATGATCCAAGTGGTACGGCAGCCAGGCCCACAAGGCTATaaatatttttacattttttttaaatgattgaacctgccctgagcctgcttgtgggaaggaTGGAATACAAATCCAGTAAAGTCAGGCTGCAGTGCAGGCTGCACTCTCCGCACTTCCTaatttgctgccttttcctgattTGTTGGTAACCCTACACGTGACCTCACCAGCTGTCCCTCCCTGTCCGCCCTGCCTCCCTCTCCACCCTCCCTCTCTACCTGTGTATTTCCTTCCTCCAGTGCATCAGCTGCAATTGTGGCTCCTGAGCTTGCCGCTGCTCTTGCTCCTCCTCCCAGGGCCAGTGCAGAGTGTAGaagtctctccctcttcccctaaCTCTGGCTGAAGGGGGGCTGTCTGCACAAGTTAGTACTTGGAGGGGCAGGGAGGAAAGGAGATACTTTTAAACcttggaagggagagaaagagtgacttgTCTAAGGAtaatttggggggcgggggcgtGAAGACCTTCTTGGCTCTTTTTCCTTTAtattttcagtgtgtgtgtgggggggggggaagagatacAGGCAGATAAGAAGTGAGGACAGGACCTCTTTGCTAGTTGTTCCTGAAGAAAAAATGGCTATAGGTAGGGGGGTGAGACTGGCCTCGTCCCTTTTGCCATGGGAAAGGGTCAGGGGAGTCCAGGTTGCAGACACCTTTCCATCTTCCCTGACTCTCCACTCATACTGAATACTCAAGTTTGATGCTATGTCAAAACAGAGGTGCGGGGGGGTGGGCGacttaaaatacaattcatgTTGGAAGAGCTGCaatttattatttcttttatttattttcagctgccccacaagaaaaaaaatgccgtgcaaacaaaaaaaacctaacaatgggcctgatagcagcccccCCCTTAATAAACTTCCCGTGTTTGCAGTGTGCAGGGGGGTTGTTAGCTCTGTTTGAAAATaagctttgaacatatgaacatatgaagctgccttatactgaatcagactctcagtccataaaagtcagtattgtcttctcagactggcagcggctctctagggtctcaggctgcggcttttcacacctatttgcctggacgctcttttggagatgccagggactgaacctgggaccttctgcttcccaagcagatgctctaccactgagccaccgtccctccccattgctTTCATAGCAATGCTGTGACAACCTGTGCAAATGTAAACAACTGCTCTCACTTTTTAAAGTTTACACAAGCATGGGAAGTGTTCCAAATATTGATTACTTTATTAATCCATGGTTTGACAAACTGTCCCATTTCTTGGCTGTTGTGGAGCTGTCTCTTTAGCCAATCGCTCCCTGTGTAGGATTGTGTTAGATGTTGCATGCAGTTTCAACCTCTGATTTTTCTCTTCTAGGTCGTACAGGAAGGTACACCTTGATAGAGAAATGGAGAGATACCGAAAGGCACCTGGCACCTCATGAAAACCCCATCATCTCCTTGAACAAATGGGGGCAATATGCTAGTGATGTACAGTTAGTCTTAAGGCGCACAGGACCATCGTTCAGTGAGAGGCCAACCTCGGACAGCGTTGCTCGGATACCTGAAAGAACTTTGTATCGGCAGAGTTTACCTCCCCTAGCCAAGCTGCGGCCCCAGAATGACAAGGCAATAAAAAGGAGAGAGCCAAAAAGGAAATCTTTGACTTTCACTGGTGGCACAAAAGGATTAATGGACATATTTGGCAAAGGTAAAGAGTCAGAGTTCAAACAGAAAGTTCTCAACTGCAAGACGACCATTAATGAGTTAAAGAAACTGATTCACCTCCAGACAGAGAAGCTTCAGTCAATCGAGAAACAGCTGGACTCTAACAATGCTTCAATCCAGTACTGGGAACAGAGGTACAGTTACAGCCTGAAAGATGAAATAGTCAAACTGGAGCAGAAGATCAAAAGGAATGAGGTGGAAATCGAGGAGGAGGAATTCTGGGAGAACGAGCTCCAGATTGAGCAGGAGAACGAGAAGCAACTGAAAGATCAGCTCCAGGATATCCAGCAAAGAATTGTGGACTGTGAGAGCAAGCTGAAGGAATATGCGGCCCAGATTCACAGCGTGGAAAGTGACCTGGAGGCAGAAAAGTTACACCAGGAAGGGCAGGAGTCAAAAGTCAACGAAGACGTCGTCCAAGAAAAGATCAACAAAGTAAAAGGGGAAATTGATATTCAGGGGCAGCAAAGCCTCCGGCTGGAAAATGGCATTAAAGCTGTTGAAAGGTCTCTAGGCCAGGCTGTCAAACGGTTGCAGGTGAGAGTGTCATCATTCAGTTTAATTTTTGAAACATCACCTATACTGAATGACTGTATTTTACAAATGCCCTGGGGAAGAGGTTGCCCCATAATGATCTGTATGgctgcagaggtccatcagtggctattagccacagtgtatgtgtgtatatatatatacacacacacacacacacgctgtggctaatagccactgatggacctctgctccatatgtgtgtgtgtgtgtgtgtatgtatatatatatatatatatatatatatatatatatatatatatatatatatatataaaattttttgggccactgtgtgacacagagtgatccagcatggcttctcttatgttcttctgtgacaaagagtgttggactggatgggccattggcctgatccaacatggcttctcttatgttcttatgtgacacagagtgttggactggatgggccattggcctgatccaacatggcttctcttatgttcttatgttcatcccttgaaaaaaaattaaacattacgTACTTTGTAAGTACTTTGGGGGGGCATGAGCTCAGTTTCTGTGGTACTTCTCTCCAGTTTCTGTGCATACTTCTCTCCAGTTCTCTAGATGTGTCTCTGAGGAATCCCTTCCTTTCTTTAATTCTTCTTTCTGTGATGAAGCTGTTGTTGCTATTGTTATTTTGGGTCGGGCCTTTTAAAGCTGAGAGAGTTAACTGTGTAATAGCAAATCTTCCATATGGTATGAAATGCCGTGAGCAAAAGTAGAGCGAGTATTTTGGCAGAGTGTGGCGGGTGGCATTTCTTTTGTAGGGTACGGTCCAAGACAAACATGTGGCCTCCCTGTAAATTTCCTGGAAGTAGGAAGGAGCAGGGCCGTGAGCCTGAGCCACTGCTGCCACAGCAGCCAGGCCTGTTGAGGTGATGGAACTTGAGGGCCAATGAAAGGGGAAAGATGGGAAGTCTTGTGGGTCCTCCTTAAATAACTATAAAATGTATAGATATAGGGTTGCCTCTTCCAAGCACCGTTGAAACTTAGTGAGTGCTTGCGTATCTGGAGTGGTGGTGAGAGATTGCAAGTCAGAGTTATGGCACGAAACCGTGTGTAAGCTTTTGGGCTCCCAAGAACTCTTCATTAGATAAGATGTTCAAAAAGAAGTGCTTCTCTAttataattttgttgttgttgttcagtcgcacagtcgagtctgactctttgtgagcCTATGGACaaaatcacaccaggccctcctgtcttccaccatcctccgaagtctgctcaaatttgtgttagttacatcagtaacactgtccagccatctcaacttttgccgtccctttcttcttttgccttctgtctttcccagcatcagggtcttctccagggagtgctcccttctcatttggtggccaaagtatttgagcttcagcttcagcatctgacctttcagtgaacagtcagggttgatttcccttggaactgactgatttgatcttcttgcagtccaaggatctttcaagattcttctccagcaccacagctcaaaaccatctattcttctgcgctcagccttccttatggtccagctctcacagccatacattactacagggaataccatccctttgactatacggacttttgttggcagggtgatgtctctactttttattatactgcccaggtttgccatagctgtcctcccaaggagcaaacatcttttaatttcatggctacagtcgccatctgcagtgatcttggatcccagaaatgtgaagtctgtcactacttccatgtcttccatgTCTCTACTTGCAAGGAGCTTTATTTCATGAGCTAGTGTTTCATGAGCTAGTGTATCATGAGCTAGTGTATTTCATGAGCTAGTGTATCAGTTAAATGTGTGGACCCAGCCTCATACACAGAACACTGGCATCCCCACAACCTTGATCTGCTCCTCATGGACAAGTATCTTGGGCCCACAGTAATGACAAAGCTATCCTAATCTCTAAAGAAATTGCATACTTCCTGAAACATGGGGTGGATACAATGGGGAATGGTACTTAGAAGAGCCACAGGCAGCATGTCAAAGAGTCATGTATGACTCCTGAGCTGCTGAGTGATATCActgctctatctatctatctatctatctatctatctatctatctatctatctatctatctatctatctatccatccatccatccatccatccatcatctatctatctatctatctatctatctatctatctatctatctatctatctatctatctatctatcttccatccatccatcatctatctgtctatctatctatctatctaccatccatccatccatccatccatccatccatccattatctatctatctatctatctatctgtctgtctgtctgtctgtctgtctgtctatcatctatcatctatctatctatctatctatctatctatctatctatctatctatctatctatctatcttccatccatcatctatctatctatctatctatctatctatctatctatctatctatctatctatctatctatctatctatctatctatctatcatctatcttccatccatccatcatctatctgtctatctatctatccgtcatctatctatctatcatctatctaccatccatccatccatctatctatctatctatctatctatctatctatctatctatctatctatctatctatcatctatctatctatcatctatctatctatctatctatctatctatctatctatctatctatcttccatccatcatctatctatctatctatctatctatctatctatctatctatctatctatctatctatctatctatcttccatccatcatctatctatctatctatctatctatctatctatctatctatctatctatctatctatcatctatcttccatccatccatcatctatctgtctatctatctatccgtcatctatctatctatcatctatctaccatccatccatccatccatccatccatccatccatccatccattatctatctatctatctatctatctatctatctatctatctatccatccatccatcctatcATCCTTCAATCTatcaatcaaatttatatcctgccctcccctgacaggctcagggcggctaacagcagtttaaaaacaatagcaattaacaaacatatcatttcaaaaataaaatatataataaaacatttccatccatACTGCATATCCCCtctcctaataataataataataataataaacttttatttatatcccaccctccccgccaaggcaggctctcCTGCATATGATGTAACATGTAACTCAGAGTATCATCAGCTTGCAAGGTTGCCATTTAATTTTGTTCTTGTCCAGTTCCCACCCTTTTCAGTGGAGCTCCCAGAAATGAAATTTCTTTTGATTTGCACCCCACATGGGGTAAATCaactttgcttccttcccctagATGTGCAAGTTGCCAGCTGCACTTCCAGAGAAGCCCTGGAAAGAAGAGGAGTCGAAACACATTGATCTCAGAGAGATTTAGTGTTCAGCATTAGTTCAAAAGCCTGTGGAGGTGTATAGGAGTGAACATAATGTATCTGTACACTCTGTTCTGTCTTTCACCGCCACTCCTAAACATGGGGATGTAGGGGACATGACTATGGATACTCCTTTACTTCATTTATCATTCACCTTCCTCATTGAGACTCGAGAGGACTCTCTGGGTGCAatcatactacactaaataatgtgttttgcaactggatttttgctattcttacagagtaaaaatccaattgcaaaatgcattacttagtgtagtgtgaatgcgccCTCTCTCTTTTCAACGATTCCTTTCTTATAGCCCAATGGTTTTGAACAGCTCACACTTATAAGTCAGGTAACTCAAAATCAACTAAATATCAACCTTCCTATTTTTATGTTTAATGACAGCTGACAAAAACTTTACTACTACCTGGGTAGCTTTAACTTACATTCATGCCAATAGTTTAGCAATCTGTTATAAAGAAAATAATGTTGCCATATCATGTCTAAAAGGGGAGATCCAGTGCAGCCTGACTGAAATAAACCATTCAAATAAACAATGTTTTAGAGTGCCAGTTTTTTCTTGTTCCACAGTTACAAAGCCTGTCTGCAAAAGGAATCCTCCCCTGAATCCTCCAAAGGGACAGCATTCAGCCAAGCCAACATAAAtaaaggtcaaggcagtcccctgtgcaaacaccagtcgtttccgaccctggggtgatgttgcatcacaacagtttcacggcagacgtttgacggggtggtttgcccctgccttccccagtctctacactttacccccagcaagctgaggactcattttaccgacctcggaaggatggaaggctgagtcaacctcgagccgactacctgaaaacccagcttccaccagggatcaaactcaggtcgtgagcagagcttaggactgcagtactgcaactttaacactctgtgccacggggctcttatggtGGGCAAGtggctaattggttttttctcatcattgttccttttggagtgcccacagttgggtgcagtctttttgggccagggggattgcatgtgggagagtcccctgaagctgccctgcagttttgggggctctccctcaaactcccttctGGCCGGAGCCACTTTcaccacagcaattatagtgggaaaggaaaggaaaggtccctgtgcaagcaccagtcgtttccaactctggggtgacgttgctttcacaatgttttcacagcagactttttacagggtggtttgcccttgccttccccagtctctacactttacccccagcaagctggggactcattttaccaacctcggaaggatggaaggctgagtcaaccttgagccggctatctgaacccagcttccgccaggattgaactcaggtcatgagcagagcttggactgcaatactgcagcttaccacactgcaccatggggctcttaacatAAATAGTCTCCTATATTTGAGTACTGTCAAAAACTCAAAATATAATGAAAGAAGTTTGGCAGGGCAAAATCCAAATATAGCAGAGAACATACTCTACAGGATCTCCTACTAGTATTTAGGAATGCAATTAATACAGGCTCTTTATTATAATTGTTCATGAAGCTGACATCCCTAAGCTATGAACATCAGCTATGGATACCCTCAATAGCTGCAATCATGCCTCTATCAGCCTTACCCAAGGGTTTGTATCTCTATTCTTTTTCAAATAATACAGATAGTCACTCTCTGGatgctttcacacagtgactgtttccaagtggattttgccattcttacatagtaaaaatccagctgcaaagcatgttatttagtgtgtctgAATGTACCCTCTGCTGTTGTAAAGTGTATTTTCAGCCAAAACCTAAATGTTGCAGTCCATATTTGGGCCTCCAAAGAATATTGTGCCAAATCTGCGTGCAGAGTAACACCAGCAACTGCCTTTGGTGCTCCTGCCGTCTTACACAAAACT
This region includes:
- the RASSF8 gene encoding ras association domain-containing protein 8; amino-acid sequence: MELKVWVDGVQRIVCGVTEVTTCQEVVIALAQAIGRTGRYTLIEKWRDTERHLAPHENPIISLNKWGQYASDVQLVLRRTGPSFSERPTSDSVARIPERTLYRQSLPPLAKLRPQNDKAIKRREPKRKSLTFTGGTKGLMDIFGKGKESEFKQKVLNCKTTINELKKLIHLQTEKLQSIEKQLDSNNASIQYWEQRYSYSLKDEIVKLEQKIKRNEVEIEEEEFWENELQIEQENEKQLKDQLQDIQQRIVDCESKLKEYAAQIHSVESDLEAEKLHQEGQESKVNEDVVQEKINKVKGEIDIQGQQSLRLENGIKAVERSLGQAVKRLQDREQELEQLTKELRQVNLQQFIQQTGTKVTVLPAEPSETEASNTEHEREVPFQSGSLKRPGSSRQLPSNLRILQNPLSSGFNPEGIYV